From the Leifsonia sp. AG29 genome, one window contains:
- a CDS encoding RibD family protein, with the protein MIQRPYVVVNCAISLDGYLDTAQPPRLVLSNSADLDRVDELRAAADVILVGARTVRRDNPRLLVRSADRRAERVASGLAPTPAKATVTATGDLDPQAAFFSVGDTAKLVYCPRGEERRIRRRLGGPATVVPLGEEVAMADLLCDLGERGAGRVLVEGGGSTLTQFLGGDLVDELHVAVAPFFVGDRRAPRFVGDGAFPWTAERRAPLMEARTIGDVVLLRYALSDRAVLGSPAAHAASSGSR; encoded by the coding sequence GTGATCCAGCGACCCTACGTGGTGGTCAACTGCGCCATCTCCCTCGACGGCTACCTCGACACGGCCCAGCCGCCGAGGCTCGTGCTCTCGAATTCCGCAGACCTGGACCGGGTCGATGAGCTGCGCGCCGCGGCCGACGTGATCCTCGTCGGCGCCCGCACCGTGCGTCGCGACAATCCGCGCCTCCTCGTGCGGAGCGCCGACCGTCGCGCCGAGCGGGTCGCGTCAGGCCTCGCGCCCACGCCGGCGAAGGCGACCGTCACCGCCACGGGCGACCTCGACCCGCAGGCAGCCTTCTTCAGTGTGGGAGACACCGCGAAGCTCGTCTACTGTCCCCGTGGCGAGGAGCGGCGGATCCGGCGGAGGCTCGGCGGCCCGGCGACCGTCGTGCCCCTCGGCGAGGAGGTGGCGATGGCGGACCTGCTCTGCGACCTCGGCGAGCGTGGGGCCGGGCGTGTGCTGGTCGAGGGAGGCGGCTCCACGCTCACCCAGTTCCTCGGCGGCGACCTCGTCGACGAGCTCCACGTCGCGGTCGCGCCGTTCTTCGTCGGCGACCGTCGCGCGCCGCGCTTCGTCGGCGACGGCGCCTTCCCGTGGACAGCCGAGCGGCGCGCCCCACTGATGGAGGCGCGGACCATCGGCGACGTCGTGCTGCTCCGGTACGCGTTGAGCGACCGGGCTGTGCTGGGCTCCCCGGCCGCGCACGCCGCGTCCTCGGGCAGCCGATGA
- a CDS encoding lysylphosphatidylglycerol synthase transmembrane domain-containing protein, with protein MDGARSRWIRPALRAGIGAVVLVAVVARVGAGPFQAALAAIQPVPVTAVIGLMAVATAASAWRWRLIARRLGVDVGLCAAIGMYYRSQFLNMVLPGGVVGDVHRAVDHGRTTGHTGTAIRAAALDRVVAQGVQLALTVGVLLWAAVAAPPAAIGGDGPPSAGPGPVALLAIAVGVTAVAMAVAVAALTGRRIRRTLRRESAELRAALGSAGTLIRVVVASLIACCCHLATLWVAIAAVGAAVPPAQLPTLGVVVLLGAAIPVNVGGWGPREGVAGWAFAVAGLGVSTGVAAATLFGVLALIAVAPGAAVAAAALVRKEEHRDPATLRGGQLRHLPRRLPRHGPAAEARALEFRRPGPGR; from the coding sequence ATGGACGGCGCGCGCTCGCGATGGATCCGTCCGGCTCTCCGCGCGGGGATCGGTGCCGTCGTGCTGGTCGCCGTCGTCGCTCGCGTCGGCGCGGGCCCGTTCCAGGCCGCGCTCGCTGCGATCCAACCGGTTCCCGTCACGGCGGTGATCGGCCTCATGGCGGTGGCCACCGCCGCGTCCGCCTGGCGGTGGAGGCTGATCGCCCGCCGCCTCGGCGTGGATGTCGGGCTATGTGCCGCGATCGGCATGTACTACCGGTCGCAGTTCCTCAACATGGTCCTCCCCGGCGGCGTCGTCGGCGACGTGCATCGGGCGGTCGACCACGGGCGCACCACGGGACACACCGGGACGGCGATCCGAGCGGCGGCTCTCGACCGCGTGGTCGCCCAGGGCGTGCAGCTGGCGCTGACCGTCGGCGTCCTCCTGTGGGCGGCGGTGGCCGCCCCTCCGGCCGCGATCGGAGGCGACGGCCCGCCGAGTGCCGGTCCCGGCCCGGTCGCTCTTCTCGCCATCGCGGTCGGCGTGACGGCCGTCGCGATGGCGGTCGCTGTCGCGGCACTCACGGGGAGGCGCATCCGGCGGACGCTCCGACGGGAGTCCGCCGAACTTCGCGCCGCTCTCGGGTCCGCGGGCACGCTCATCCGGGTGGTCGTCGCCTCCCTCATCGCCTGCTGCTGCCACCTGGCGACGCTGTGGGTGGCGATCGCGGCCGTGGGCGCGGCCGTCCCTCCCGCGCAGCTGCCGACACTCGGCGTCGTCGTGCTGCTCGGGGCCGCCATCCCGGTCAACGTCGGCGGCTGGGGTCCCCGGGAGGGGGTCGCCGGCTGGGCCTTCGCCGTCGCCGGACTCGGCGTCTCGACCGGAGTCGCCGCGGCGACGCTCTTCGGGGTGCTCGCGCTCATCGCCGTCGCCCCCGGCGCGGCCGTCGCCGCCGCAGCCCTCGTCCGCAAGGAGGAACACCGTGATCCAGCGACCCTACGTGGTGGTCAACTGCGCCATCTCCCTCGACGGCTACCTCGACACGGCCCAGCCGCCGAGGCTCGTGCTCTCGAATTCCGCAGACCTGGACCGGGTCGATGA
- a CDS encoding SAM-dependent methyltransferase gives MTGVVEVSPDWLALREAEDGRARSLALVEALRPALPPGPLDVHDLGSGTGSMMRWLAPLLPGPQRWVLHDWNAELARLATQDTPRDAQGRPVTVDLHVGELQDLRAADLAGASLVTASALLDVITAEEAHAIVDACLTTRTPALCALTVTGDVELHPWDARDVGYARAFNAHQRREADGRRLLGPFGAPIVQGLFARAGWHVRKALTTWRLDDREPTLLADWFDGWADAAEEQEPGFREEARSYRRLREEQQLRGELSAVVYHLDVLAWP, from the coding sequence ATGACCGGGGTCGTCGAGGTCAGCCCGGACTGGCTCGCGCTCCGCGAGGCGGAGGACGGGCGCGCGCGGTCGCTCGCTCTCGTCGAGGCTCTGCGGCCGGCTCTCCCCCCGGGCCCCCTCGACGTGCACGACCTCGGCAGCGGCACCGGCTCGATGATGCGCTGGCTGGCTCCGCTCCTCCCCGGCCCGCAGCGCTGGGTGCTCCACGACTGGAATGCGGAGCTCGCGCGGCTCGCCACACAGGACACGCCGCGCGATGCGCAGGGAAGGCCCGTCACCGTCGATCTGCACGTCGGCGAGCTCCAGGACCTTCGGGCCGCCGACCTCGCGGGGGCGTCTCTGGTCACCGCGTCCGCCCTGCTCGATGTCATCACGGCCGAGGAGGCGCATGCCATCGTCGACGCGTGCCTCACGACGCGAACGCCCGCGCTGTGCGCCCTGACCGTCACCGGCGATGTGGAGCTGCACCCGTGGGATGCACGCGACGTCGGGTACGCGCGGGCCTTCAACGCGCACCAGCGCCGGGAGGCGGACGGACGCCGCCTGCTCGGACCTTTCGGCGCTCCGATCGTCCAGGGGCTCTTCGCCCGGGCGGGATGGCACGTCCGCAAGGCCCTGACCACCTGGCGCCTCGACGACCGCGAGCCCACGCTGCTCGCCGACTGGTTCGACGGTTGGGCGGACGCCGCCGAGGAGCAGGAGCCGGGCTTCCGCGAGGAGGCGCGCTCCTACCGGCGGCTGCGCGAGGAGCAGCAACTCCGCGGCGAGCTCTCCGCTGTCGTGTACCACCTCGACGTCTTGGCGTGGCCGTGA
- a CDS encoding glycosyltransferase family 4 protein, whose translation MAAVAFVVPDAIDDPERVSGGNVYDRRVRDGLRAAGWDVRMLHVTDRGSGWTHRALARLSDGALVLLDGLLAAREPEAVAAHARRLRLVVIAHMAPDDAQLAVYRVARRVIATSQWTRTALVAVDGADPSRVVVAWPGADRGAISTPSPTGGRLLCVAAVAPHKGIDVLVRALAALADEPSWTCTIVGSLHLDPDFVSALASVVDSTGLGDRIRFRGALDGDRLEAAYCEADLLVLPSRSESYGMVLAEALAHGVPVLTTDVGGVAEAIPRPDAAMTVPPDDAWALRVVLRQWLGDPSRRKALASAARAARDLSWSWGSTVSTVGAVLGELADEKDAVAPPPPSSFGTAAAR comes from the coding sequence ATGGCTGCTGTCGCATTCGTCGTGCCCGACGCGATCGACGACCCGGAGCGCGTGAGCGGCGGGAACGTCTACGACCGGCGAGTCCGCGACGGCCTCCGGGCGGCCGGGTGGGACGTGCGCATGCTGCACGTCACCGACCGCGGCAGCGGGTGGACGCACCGTGCGCTCGCCCGGCTGTCGGACGGGGCGCTGGTCCTGCTCGACGGGCTCCTCGCGGCCCGCGAACCCGAGGCCGTGGCGGCCCACGCCCGCCGCCTGCGACTGGTCGTGATCGCTCACATGGCCCCGGACGATGCCCAGCTCGCGGTGTACCGCGTCGCTCGGCGTGTGATTGCGACGAGCCAGTGGACCCGCACAGCACTGGTCGCTGTCGACGGCGCGGATCCGTCGCGGGTCGTGGTCGCGTGGCCCGGGGCCGACCGCGGAGCGATCAGCACACCGTCCCCGACGGGAGGCAGGCTCCTCTGCGTGGCGGCGGTCGCGCCGCACAAGGGCATCGATGTGCTCGTGCGCGCTCTGGCCGCGCTGGCGGACGAGCCGTCGTGGACCTGCACGATCGTCGGCTCGCTTCACCTCGATCCCGACTTCGTCTCCGCGCTCGCGAGCGTGGTCGACTCGACCGGACTGGGCGACCGGATCCGGTTCCGCGGGGCGCTCGACGGCGACCGGCTCGAGGCCGCGTATTGCGAGGCCGATCTGCTCGTCCTCCCCTCCCGGTCCGAGAGCTACGGGATGGTCCTCGCGGAGGCGCTGGCCCACGGCGTCCCGGTGCTGACCACCGACGTCGGCGGCGTCGCGGAGGCGATCCCCCGGCCGGACGCCGCCATGACGGTGCCGCCGGACGACGCGTGGGCCCTTCGTGTCGTCCTTCGGCAGTGGCTGGGCGATCCGAGCCGACGAAAGGCGCTCGCCTCCGCGGCCCGCGCGGCACGCGACCTCTCCTGGTCCTGGGGCAGCACGGTCAGCACGGTCGGCGCGGTGCTCGGCGAGCTCGCCGACGAGAAGGACGCGGTCGCCCCTCCCCCGCCCTCGTCGTTCGGAACGGCGGCCGCGCGATGA
- a CDS encoding 6-pyruvoyl trahydropterin synthase family protein: MPFTVTVRDHMMVAHSFTGESFGPAQRLHGATFVVDASFHADELDADGVVIDIARAAEALRAITASLGYRNLDDEPEFAGINTTTEVLCRVVADRLAARIAAGALGRDGSLTGVTVTLHESHIAWASYGRPV; this comes from the coding sequence ATGCCGTTCACCGTCACCGTCCGCGACCACATGATGGTCGCGCACAGCTTCACGGGCGAGTCCTTCGGCCCGGCGCAGCGCCTCCACGGCGCCACGTTCGTGGTCGACGCATCGTTCCACGCCGACGAGCTCGACGCGGACGGCGTCGTGATCGACATCGCCCGCGCCGCCGAGGCGCTCCGTGCGATCACCGCCTCCCTCGGCTACCGCAACCTCGACGACGAGCCGGAGTTCGCCGGGATCAACACGACGACCGAGGTGCTGTGCCGCGTGGTCGCCGACCGGCTGGCCGCGCGCATCGCTGCCGGCGCCCTGGGGAGGGACGGCTCGTTGACAGGCGTTACCGTCACCCTCCACGAGTCGCACATCGCGTGGGCGAGCTACGGGAGGCCCGTGTGA
- a CDS encoding zinc-dependent alcohol dehydrogenase, which yields MIESTAFWVEEPGRGALRRRPVAAPAEGEVLVRTLYTAVSRGTESTVFRGGVPGSEHERMRAPFQEGAFPAPVKYGYLNVGVVEEGPADLAGRTVFTLFPHQSAFTVPATAVVPVPEGMPARRAVLAGAVETAITVLWDASPLLGDRITVVGAGMIGCCVARLARGIPGVDVTLVDTTSSRKSVADALGVGFASPADAPRDRDLVVNTSGSEAGLRLALETVVTEGEVIEASWYGDRPVTLPLGADFHSRRLTIRSSQVGAVPPRRRDRRTTADRLALGLDLLRDPAFDALLTGTSTWRELPGVMARLASAPGADICRTIDWRDA from the coding sequence GTGATCGAGTCCACCGCCTTCTGGGTGGAGGAGCCGGGCAGGGGCGCGCTCCGACGCCGGCCCGTCGCTGCCCCCGCCGAGGGAGAGGTGCTCGTCCGGACCCTGTACACCGCGGTCAGCCGGGGCACGGAGTCGACGGTGTTCCGCGGCGGGGTCCCCGGGAGCGAGCACGAGCGGATGCGCGCGCCGTTCCAGGAGGGCGCCTTCCCCGCCCCGGTCAAGTACGGATATCTGAACGTCGGTGTCGTCGAGGAGGGGCCCGCCGACCTGGCCGGGCGCACGGTGTTCACGCTGTTCCCTCACCAGTCAGCCTTCACGGTCCCGGCCACCGCCGTCGTCCCCGTCCCCGAGGGCATGCCTGCACGCCGTGCCGTGCTCGCCGGGGCGGTCGAGACCGCCATCACCGTCCTGTGGGACGCCTCCCCGCTGCTGGGCGACCGCATCACGGTCGTCGGCGCGGGCATGATCGGCTGCTGCGTCGCGCGGCTGGCCCGGGGCATCCCCGGCGTCGACGTGACCCTCGTCGACACGACGTCGTCACGGAAGAGCGTCGCGGACGCCCTCGGCGTGGGATTCGCGTCCCCCGCGGACGCTCCGCGCGATCGCGACCTCGTCGTGAACACCAGCGGATCGGAGGCGGGTCTCCGGCTGGCGCTGGAGACCGTCGTGACCGAGGGCGAGGTGATCGAGGCCAGCTGGTACGGCGACCGCCCGGTGACGCTACCGCTGGGCGCGGACTTCCATTCCCGGCGGCTCACGATCCGCTCGAGCCAAGTGGGCGCCGTCCCTCCCCGGCGGCGCGACCGCCGCACGACGGCCGACCGGCTCGCGCTCGGGCTCGACCTGCTCCGCGATCCCGCTTTCGACGCCCTGCTCACCGGCACCTCGACGTGGCGCGAGCTCCCCGGCGTGATGGCCCGCCTGGCGTCGGCGCCCGGAGCGGACATCTGCCGCACGATCGATTGGAGGGACGCCTGA
- a CDS encoding CDP-alcohol phosphatidyltransferase family protein, with translation MKRVQQEALGWAAAGAGAGVVLVGAVLAVDAQISRAAVPALFVALVYLAISNALLARALRRTGAERFGAANVVTSLRSTLVGFVTALVVASLVVSVPAWLLVALTVPALSLDAVDGWVARRTRTVTEVGARFDMEVDAFLLLVLSAYAATRMGGWVLAIGLLRYAFVVAGWALPWMRRSLPYRYWRKVVTAFAGIALAFAASGLLPGVAVMLVVIALGLLVESFGRDVVWLARRRSEVGAAVPSVSEGPAPRTAPEASGPGLVVPRTDTRA, from the coding sequence ATGAAAAGGGTTCAACAGGAGGCGCTGGGCTGGGCCGCCGCAGGGGCGGGCGCCGGCGTCGTCCTGGTCGGTGCGGTGCTCGCGGTGGATGCGCAGATCTCGCGAGCAGCGGTGCCCGCGTTGTTCGTCGCCCTCGTGTACCTCGCGATCTCGAACGCGCTGCTCGCGCGCGCGCTGCGACGGACCGGGGCGGAGCGCTTCGGGGCCGCCAACGTCGTCACCTCTCTGCGCTCGACCCTGGTCGGCTTCGTGACCGCACTGGTCGTCGCCTCCCTCGTCGTGAGCGTGCCCGCGTGGCTGCTCGTGGCTCTGACGGTTCCGGCGCTGTCGCTGGACGCGGTCGACGGATGGGTCGCTCGCCGCACGCGGACCGTGACCGAGGTCGGGGCGCGGTTCGACATGGAGGTGGATGCCTTCCTCCTGCTGGTCTTGAGTGCATATGCCGCTACGCGCATGGGAGGCTGGGTTCTTGCGATCGGCCTCCTGCGGTACGCGTTCGTGGTCGCCGGCTGGGCGCTCCCGTGGATGCGGCGGAGCCTTCCGTACCGGTACTGGCGCAAGGTGGTCACGGCGTTCGCCGGCATCGCGCTCGCGTTCGCGGCGTCCGGGCTGCTGCCCGGCGTGGCCGTGATGCTCGTGGTCATCGCGCTCGGGCTGCTGGTCGAGTCGTTCGGGCGCGACGTCGTCTGGCTGGCGCGGCGACGGTCCGAAGTCGGCGCGGCGGTTCCGTCCGTGTCGGAAGGGCCTGCACCGCGTACCGCCCCGGAGGCCTCCGGACCTGGTCTGGTCGTACCTCGCACTGACACCCGAGCGTGA
- a CDS encoding LacI family DNA-binding transcriptional regulator: MPSEVPTMQTVAEEAGVSLGTVSNYMNQPSLVAPATRVKVQAAIDRLGYIRNAAARDLKRQGNDGIGLIVPDILNRLFVEIARGAQLASNREGLSLLMANAVYRFTSFEPLATDDQQDQYLDFFAEERVSGILYAAMSDPTAGINRIRGHVRPVVVINYDQPGDWCSVLLDNQQAGRLGGEHLHERGFRRVYFVSPPDVAQPLTDRRAGVRDAASRLGLDLIEFTAGGLWFDDGRRAAEEILRSAPPGERLAFLGATDELALGALSVLRERPEVRIPEDVGVMGLDGAHDGQRSDWVPLTSVIVPGNRMGEEAIRLVLGEARPGHRHERLTLPVALRGGRST; this comes from the coding sequence ATGCCGTCTGAGGTCCCCACCATGCAGACGGTCGCCGAGGAGGCGGGCGTCTCGCTCGGCACCGTGTCGAACTACATGAACCAGCCCTCGCTGGTCGCGCCCGCCACCCGGGTGAAGGTCCAGGCGGCCATCGACCGGCTCGGGTACATCCGCAACGCCGCCGCGCGCGACCTGAAGCGCCAGGGGAACGACGGCATCGGGCTGATCGTCCCGGACATCCTGAACCGCCTGTTCGTGGAGATCGCCCGCGGCGCGCAGCTCGCCTCCAATCGGGAGGGCCTCAGCCTCCTCATGGCGAACGCGGTCTACCGGTTCACGTCCTTCGAGCCCCTGGCGACGGACGACCAGCAGGATCAGTACCTGGACTTCTTCGCGGAGGAGCGGGTCAGCGGGATCCTGTACGCCGCCATGAGCGACCCGACGGCCGGCATCAACCGCATCCGCGGTCACGTCCGCCCCGTCGTGGTGATCAACTACGACCAGCCGGGCGACTGGTGCTCGGTCCTCCTCGACAATCAGCAGGCGGGGAGGCTCGGCGGCGAGCACCTGCACGAGCGCGGTTTCCGCCGCGTCTATTTCGTGTCGCCTCCCGATGTCGCGCAGCCCCTCACGGACCGGCGCGCCGGCGTCCGGGATGCGGCGTCCCGCCTCGGGCTCGACCTCATCGAGTTCACCGCCGGGGGCCTCTGGTTCGACGACGGCCGGCGCGCCGCGGAGGAGATCCTGCGGAGCGCCCCACCGGGTGAGCGGTTGGCATTCCTCGGCGCCACGGACGAACTCGCGCTCGGCGCGCTCAGCGTGCTCCGCGAACGACCGGAGGTCCGCATCCCCGAGGACGTCGGCGTGATGGGGCTCGACGGGGCGCACGACGGTCAGCGCTCCGACTGGGTGCCCCTCACCTCCGTCATCGTCCCCGGCAATCGCATGGGCGAGGAGGCGATCCGGCTGGTGCTGGGCGAGGCGCGGCCGGGCCACCGGCATGAGCGCCTCACGCTGCCGGTCGCGCTGCGCGGGGGCCGCAGCACCTGA
- a CDS encoding alternate-type signal peptide domain-containing protein, which yields MSTLVMNRFAKGAIAGAAGILLLLSGAGTFALWNGTASAAAGSVKSGTMTIATDTAAGSWSVVHGTGTSTPIADISTFRAVPGDVLTFTQNVKITAIGDNLSAILTVDPSTIKAANSASAADNALVAALKSGLSFAVTSPLPTGITAGTAANTYTVSGKAGAQTLTVAVQLPFDSTTTGTVAQGGTVDLSALGFTLAQQ from the coding sequence GTGAGCACGCTCGTCATGAACAGGTTCGCCAAGGGCGCCATCGCCGGAGCAGCCGGGATCCTTCTCCTCCTCAGCGGCGCGGGTACGTTCGCGCTGTGGAACGGCACGGCCAGCGCCGCCGCCGGTTCCGTCAAGTCGGGCACCATGACCATCGCGACGGACACGGCCGCCGGCTCGTGGAGCGTCGTGCACGGCACCGGCACGTCGACTCCCATCGCCGACATCTCCACGTTCCGCGCCGTCCCGGGCGACGTGCTGACCTTCACGCAGAACGTGAAGATCACGGCGATCGGCGACAACCTGTCCGCGATCCTCACCGTCGACCCGTCCACCATCAAGGCCGCCAACAGCGCTTCGGCCGCCGACAACGCGCTCGTTGCCGCGCTGAAGAGCGGGTTGAGCTTTGCCGTCACCTCCCCGCTGCCGACCGGCATCACCGCCGGCACCGCGGCCAACACCTACACGGTCAGCGGCAAGGCGGGCGCACAGACCCTCACCGTCGCGGTGCAGCTGCCCTTCGACTCGACTACGACCGGCACCGTCGCCCAGGGCGGCACCGTCGACCTGAGCGCGCTGGGCTTCACCCTGGCCCAGCAGTAA
- a CDS encoding fibronectin type III domain-containing protein, producing the protein MNRLGLRSPVSRALPARRVRHGRLALAALAAGAATFLLLPGGGSYALWNGASTAKAGTLTAATVSVTETIAQPLSPVFKTGSTTTTGAVVVTNTSNVGTAFRSSVGLAPAGSAPLSAAITASLWPVSSAASCTPSAVVPPGAFTGSLAAMAATPLIAGTLAAGATFTFCLRESMNVASATGIASGSSVGLALSATVTAGQVWSSTATAAVSQTFVDDLAPSAPTGLIARTTAATPVALTWTASIDNVGVAAYDVYRSGTPGPIGSTAVPTFTDSGAAANTSYTYTVYARDAAGLISAGSTLFVDRTPPGQPSLTLTGSTSTSASLSFSATDNVGVTAYTVYRDGVAIATVAAPAASYTDTALPIGAHRYTVTANDAAGNVSTPSAAVTATGSYRSGSWYQIVNAASGQCVTAPTPITNGGALTQAACASPLSDAQAWLVTTSGTGVTVTAALPLPTSSQYLWAGSRTAPVSVTSTGAASNGSTLWTFTLQSDSTFSLGNTITGDSGNGNGNGWGNVTTLCATASASGGGQLTTATCAAGTATQSFTLRPVTP; encoded by the coding sequence ATGAACCGTCTCGGCCTCCGGTCCCCGGTGTCGCGGGCTCTGCCCGCGCGGCGCGTCCGTCATGGCCGGCTGGCGCTGGCGGCTCTCGCTGCCGGGGCGGCCACGTTCCTCCTGCTGCCCGGCGGCGGCAGCTACGCCCTGTGGAACGGCGCCAGCACCGCGAAAGCGGGAACGCTGACCGCCGCGACCGTCTCGGTCACCGAGACGATCGCCCAGCCGCTGAGCCCCGTGTTCAAGACGGGCAGCACGACCACCACCGGCGCCGTCGTGGTGACCAACACGAGCAACGTCGGCACCGCATTCCGGTCGAGCGTCGGTCTCGCGCCTGCCGGCTCGGCTCCGCTGTCGGCGGCGATCACTGCGAGCCTCTGGCCGGTCTCTTCTGCAGCGTCGTGCACGCCGAGCGCGGTGGTCCCTCCCGGCGCCTTCACCGGATCGCTCGCGGCGATGGCGGCGACGCCTTTGATCGCCGGCACGCTTGCCGCCGGCGCCACCTTCACGTTCTGCCTGCGTGAGTCGATGAACGTCGCCTCGGCGACGGGGATCGCGAGCGGTTCGAGCGTCGGCCTCGCGCTCTCGGCGACCGTCACGGCCGGGCAGGTGTGGTCGAGCACGGCCACCGCGGCTGTCTCGCAGACCTTCGTCGACGACCTCGCCCCCTCGGCCCCGACGGGACTCATCGCGCGGACGACGGCGGCGACCCCGGTCGCTCTGACGTGGACGGCATCGATCGACAACGTCGGGGTGGCCGCGTACGACGTGTACCGCTCAGGAACCCCCGGACCGATCGGCTCGACGGCGGTCCCGACATTCACGGACAGTGGAGCGGCCGCGAACACCAGCTACACCTATACGGTCTACGCCCGCGATGCGGCCGGCCTCATCTCGGCGGGGTCGACTCTCTTCGTGGACAGGACGCCGCCGGGCCAGCCGTCCCTGACGCTGACGGGGAGCACCTCCACCTCTGCTTCGCTCTCGTTCAGCGCGACCGACAACGTCGGCGTCACCGCCTACACGGTGTACCGCGACGGCGTCGCGATCGCGACGGTCGCGGCTCCGGCGGCCTCGTACACGGACACGGCGCTCCCGATCGGCGCGCATCGCTACACGGTCACGGCGAACGATGCCGCAGGCAACGTTTCAACTCCGTCGGCGGCGGTCACGGCGACCGGCTCGTACCGCTCGGGCTCCTGGTATCAGATCGTCAACGCGGCGAGCGGCCAGTGCGTCACCGCACCGACTCCCATCACGAACGGCGGCGCACTGACTCAGGCCGCGTGTGCGAGCCCCCTCAGCGACGCGCAGGCGTGGCTGGTCACGACGTCGGGCACCGGGGTCACGGTGACGGCGGCGCTGCCCCTCCCGACGAGCAGCCAGTACCTCTGGGCCGGATCGCGCACCGCCCCGGTGAGCGTCACCTCCACGGGAGCGGCTTCGAACGGCTCGACCCTGTGGACCTTCACCCTCCAGTCGGACAGCACCTTCTCGCTCGGCAACACGATCACGGGCGACAGTGGGAACGGGAACGGCAACGGCTGGGGCAACGTGACCACCCTCTGCGCGACCGCGTCGGCGAGCGGAGGGGGCCAGCTCACGACCGCGACGTGCGCGGCCGGGACGGCGACGCAATCCTTCACCCTGAGGCCGGTGACACCATGA
- a CDS encoding signal peptidase I produces MSDDTAGQRPARSFLHYLGIGLSAGLLGLVLFVAAVAIVIPRAAGATPVTVLTTSMEPTLPPGTLIVIRPKPLSDIHVGDVMTYQIRSGDPAVISHRVVAITSSTTNGLTFTTKGDNNARADAPVVPAQVRGVVWYSVPLIGYVNSALDPSQRSWLLPAAGVLLLLYAGWVFVRGAAASIARRRRRSEASGSDGRTAADAAGLSGSGRSAS; encoded by the coding sequence ATGAGCGACGACACTGCCGGACAGCGCCCTGCCAGGTCCTTCCTGCACTACCTCGGCATCGGACTGAGCGCGGGGCTCCTCGGTCTCGTGCTCTTCGTCGCCGCCGTGGCGATCGTGATCCCCCGTGCGGCCGGCGCCACACCGGTCACCGTCCTGACCACCTCGATGGAGCCGACCCTCCCTCCCGGCACACTCATCGTGATCCGGCCGAAGCCCCTCTCCGACATCCACGTGGGCGACGTCATGACCTACCAGATCCGCTCGGGCGACCCTGCCGTGATCTCGCACCGGGTCGTCGCGATCACGAGCTCGACGACGAACGGCCTCACCTTCACGACGAAGGGCGACAACAACGCGCGCGCCGACGCCCCCGTCGTGCCCGCGCAGGTTCGGGGCGTCGTCTGGTACAGCGTGCCGCTGATCGGCTACGTCAACAGCGCGCTCGACCCGAGCCAGCGCTCGTGGCTGCTCCCCGCGGCCGGCGTCCTCCTCCTGCTCTACGCGGGATGGGTGTTCGTTCGCGGAGCCGCGGCCTCGATTGCACGGCGCAGGAGGCGGTCCGAGGCGTCCGGCTCCGACGGCCGGACGGCCGCGGACGCCGCCGGCCTCAGCGGATCCGGAAGATCCGCCTCGTGA
- a CDS encoding GntR family transcriptional regulator, with translation MPVPSALEQPTPRELVRERVYAQLRDAILTGVLLPGERLDEGELRRWLGVSGTPIRQALHTLTLEGLVETSPQSHTAVIAPRAEEVLENLQTIGVLAVGATVLTLGGLSESDREALAGLAADVTAAQRTGDVPAITGAAENYFRRMLELCPNPVTVGLVAQVGPSLGYHVNVTSRALDADLEALGSDYAELARALRSGEDSEAVAITRRIFRIR, from the coding sequence ATGCCGGTCCCCTCCGCACTCGAGCAGCCGACGCCCCGCGAGCTGGTGCGCGAGCGCGTCTACGCGCAGCTGCGCGACGCCATCCTCACCGGGGTGCTCCTCCCCGGCGAGCGCCTCGACGAGGGCGAGCTGCGGCGCTGGCTCGGGGTCTCCGGCACGCCGATCCGCCAGGCGCTGCACACGCTGACCCTCGAGGGCCTGGTCGAGACCTCGCCGCAGTCGCACACCGCGGTCATCGCGCCACGGGCGGAGGAGGTGCTCGAGAACCTCCAGACGATCGGCGTGCTCGCCGTCGGAGCCACAGTACTGACGCTCGGAGGCCTTTCCGAGAGCGATCGGGAGGCACTGGCGGGTCTGGCCGCCGACGTCACTGCTGCGCAGCGGACCGGTGACGTCCCGGCGATCACCGGAGCCGCCGAGAACTACTTCCGGCGGATGCTCGAGCTGTGCCCCAACCCGGTGACGGTCGGGCTCGTGGCGCAGGTGGGCCCCTCCCTGGGCTACCACGTGAACGTGACCTCCCGGGCGCTCGATGCCGACTTGGAGGCTCTGGGCAGCGACTACGCCGAGCTCGCGAGGGCGCTCCGGTCCGGAGAGGACAGCGAAGCCGTCGCCATCACGAGGCGGATCTTCCGGATCCGCTGA